GCCCCCGGATGCCCGGTTTTCTCAGGAAGAGGAATCGGCGCCCTGCGATGGCGTCTTGAGGCCGTTGTTGGGTTCTGTTGGCCGAGGGTTGGCCTGGGATTGGCCTGGCATGGAGGGCCGGCAAAGGCCGGCGGGCCCTGCCCCGGCGAGTCGAGCGCGGCGTGGACGCGAGCGAGCCGTTTCATTTCGAGGCGGGAGGCGTCCAACGCCGGTCCCGATCCGCAGCGCGCCGACTACGGAACGTTCATGACCTTCAATGATCCCGACGGCAACGGCTGGCTGGTGCAGGAGGTCGGGCGGAAGGACTGAGGGATACGAGTGCCGAGATTGGGTATCGCGAGGGGACGCAAGAGAGAGGAGTTGACGATGCCTGTCACCACTGTGCTCGCCGTGGTCTCGGTCTCCGATCCCGACAAGTCGCAGCGCTTCTACGAGCGCCTCTTCGGACGACCGGCCGACACCAACCCGATGGGAGTCCTCCTCGAGTGGAAGGTCACCGACGACGGCTGGCTCCAGGTGTTCCAGGACGCAGAGCGCGCCGGTACCTCGTACCTCACGCTAGGCGTCGACGGCCTCGACGAGCAGATCGCCGAGCTCGCGGCTCGCGACCTCACGCTCGAGGAGAT
The sequence above is drawn from the Acidimicrobiia bacterium genome and encodes:
- a CDS encoding VOC family protein; translation: MPVTTVLAVVSVSDPDKSQRFYERLFGRPADTNPMGVLLEWKVTDDGWLQVFQDAERAGTSYLTLGVDGLDEQIAELAARDLTLEEIEADPPMRLAQIKDPDGNLITFGQKLKGH